The following coding sequences are from one Saprospiraceae bacterium window:
- a CDS encoding acyl-CoA desaturase — translation MPRFHNVNHTDFNRAIRTKVQAYFESKRKSQTGNWSLYFKAILLWLSYFLLYTQLVFFTPNPWLGILECLVLGVLTAGIGFNVMHDGGHGSFSNSKFINFIAANSVNLLGASALMWHTKHNVIHHTYTNIAGVDDDIDLQPFVRMSPAQGRHLLHRFQFIYVWMLYPLLLIFWVFYSDFRKYFSGKIGVIKIQNFKITQHFTFWLAKIVYFVIMLVIPIYFVGFLPWLIGYLVLSFTAGLILSVVFQLAHTVEVASFPEPTETTHEIENEWAIHQVNTTVNFATKSKMVSWFVGGLNFQIEHHLFPKISHVHYPAISKIIRETCDEFQIKYNEYSNVWNAIVSHTRHLKKMGIA, via the coding sequence ATCCCACGATTTCATAATGTTAATCATACCGATTTCAACAGAGCCATTAGAACAAAAGTGCAGGCTTATTTCGAATCAAAAAGGAAATCTCAAACCGGGAATTGGAGCTTATACTTCAAAGCGATCTTGCTCTGGCTTTCATATTTTTTGCTTTACACGCAATTGGTGTTTTTCACTCCAAACCCATGGCTCGGCATTTTAGAATGTTTGGTACTCGGCGTTTTGACAGCCGGTATTGGATTCAATGTTATGCATGACGGTGGGCATGGCTCATTCAGCAATTCAAAATTCATTAACTTTATTGCAGCAAACTCAGTTAATTTATTGGGAGCAAGTGCTCTGATGTGGCACACTAAACACAATGTCATCCATCATACTTATACTAATATTGCAGGAGTAGATGATGATATCGATCTCCAGCCTTTTGTAAGAATGAGTCCAGCTCAGGGCAGGCACCTTTTACATAGATTTCAATTCATCTATGTTTGGATGTTGTATCCTCTGCTTTTGATATTTTGGGTATTCTATTCTGATTTCCGAAAATATTTCTCAGGAAAAATTGGTGTCATAAAAATCCAAAATTTTAAAATAACACAACACTTTACATTTTGGCTGGCAAAAATCGTTTACTTTGTCATCATGCTGGTGATACCTATTTATTTTGTTGGATTTCTGCCTTGGCTGATCGGGTACTTGGTACTGAGTTTTACTGCAGGTTTAATTTTGAGCGTAGTGTTCCAGTTGGCGCATACTGTTGAGGTAGCAAGCTTTCCGGAGCCAACCGAGACCACACATGAAATTGAAAATGAATGGGCCATTCATCAGGTAAATACAACGGTTAATTTTGCTACAAAAAGCAAAATGGTTTCCTGGTTCGTGGGAGGTTTAAATTTTCAGATCGAGCATCATTTATTTCCAAAAATTTCGCATGTTCACTATCCGGCTATCAGTAAGATCATCCGGGAAACTTGTGATGAGTTTCAAATAAAATACAATGAATATTCCAATGTATGGAATGCCATTGTTTCACATACGCGCCATCTTAAAAAAATGGGAATCGCATAG